The following coding sequences lie in one Niabella agricola genomic window:
- a CDS encoding TolC family protein, whose protein sequence is MVNYFYKLRQLLILLLVLACAAPVQAQRLLTLEEAIATALLNNYQIQLSKNDSTIAAIDYSYRNMVFLPSVNGNAGLTNTNNNQKQTLADGTERKSNNIRSNNVQANVSLNWVLFDGLKMFATRDKAAALLEAGTYTIKEQIVNTIASVIANYYAIARSKQQIEATDVQIKLNEERAKLAQNKLDIGTGAKPDVLQSKVDLNSQKSLRMQQEVQVAQLKEQLAQAMNSQISGAAFDIPDTIPLNYDLALGNVLEGIEQHNPSLQLARTRIQIAQYALKESRAGLYPTLSFNSMYNFTRTENKKVINPFSTLFNQSHGYNYGLTAAIPIFNQLSARRAIRQSQWGLKMEELNYESQRSLINLNVLNSYKNYDQQKRALKLEEENIELARENVDIVFQTYKLGMATLVQLREAQLSLAQAYDRLIEARYNTKLSETELMRLKGALVK, encoded by the coding sequence ATGGTCAACTATTTTTATAAACTACGGCAACTATTGATCCTTCTGCTGGTACTGGCGTGTGCGGCACCGGTTCAGGCGCAGCGTCTTTTAACGCTGGAAGAAGCCATCGCAACTGCCCTGCTCAATAACTACCAGATACAATTATCGAAAAATGATTCAACCATTGCGGCCATCGATTACAGTTACCGCAACATGGTATTCCTGCCCAGTGTAAACGGCAATGCGGGTCTCACTAATACCAACAACAATCAGAAACAAACCCTGGCCGATGGTACGGAACGGAAATCCAATAATATCCGGAGCAACAATGTGCAGGCAAATGTTTCGCTTAACTGGGTCCTGTTCGACGGGTTGAAGATGTTTGCCACGCGCGATAAAGCCGCGGCCCTGCTGGAGGCCGGAACCTACACGATCAAGGAACAGATTGTTAACACCATCGCATCGGTGATTGCCAATTATTATGCTATTGCAAGAAGTAAACAGCAAATTGAAGCCACCGATGTGCAGATAAAGCTGAATGAAGAGCGGGCAAAGCTGGCTCAGAATAAACTGGACATTGGTACCGGGGCCAAACCGGATGTACTGCAAAGCAAGGTGGACCTAAACAGCCAGAAATCGCTGCGGATGCAGCAGGAGGTACAGGTGGCGCAATTGAAAGAGCAGCTGGCCCAGGCGATGAACAGCCAGATCAGCGGCGCAGCCTTTGACATCCCGGATACTATTCCGCTTAATTACGACCTCGCCCTTGGAAACGTTCTTGAAGGAATTGAACAGCACAACCCTTCACTGCAACTGGCAAGAACCCGGATCCAGATTGCACAATATGCATTAAAAGAGAGCAGGGCCGGGCTGTACCCCACGCTTTCTTTTAACTCCATGTACAACTTTACACGCACAGAAAACAAAAAGGTCATCAACCCCTTCTCCACATTGTTCAATCAAAGCCATGGATACAACTATGGGTTAACGGCGGCCATTCCCATCTTTAACCAGTTATCGGCACGGAGAGCAATCCGCCAAAGTCAATGGGGTTTAAAAATGGAGGAATTGAATTACGAGAGCCAGCGCTCACTGATCAACCTGAACGTGCTCAATTCCTATAAAAATTATGACCAGCAAAAACGTGCGCTCAAGCTGGAAGAAGAAAACATTGAATTGGCCCGGGAAAATGTAGACATTGTTTTCCAGACCTACAAACTGGGAATGGCTACGCTGGTACAATTGCGCGAAGCACAGCTCAGCCTGGCCCAGGCCTACGACCGGCTGATTGAAGCCCGGTACAACACCAAGCTTTCCGAAACGGAGCTGATGCGGCTGAAGGGGGCTTTGGTGAAATGA
- a CDS encoding Gfo/Idh/MocA family protein, whose protein sequence is MKREKLRVGMIGGGKDAFIGAVHRLALNMDGLIQLSCGALSVHPDVARESGELLFLPEDRIYLSYEEMIRRESELPEDKRIHFVSIVTPNFVHFAPAMMALEHGFHVVIEKPMVFSLEEAKQLQQKVKETGLMLCLTHTYTGYPMVKQARQMVAEGAFGKIRKVYVEYPQGWLSRLSEREGNAQAAWRTDPKKSGKSGCMGDIGTHAANLAEYITGQKISKLCADLNTIVEGRNLDDDGAVLLKFDQGASGVLIASQVAAGEENALKIKIYGEKGGLEWHQQEPNTLLVKWLDAPAQVYRAGNGYLGDYAKHNCRTPGGHPEGYLEAFANHYRNFATALQAKIHNETPSKESLDFPSVDDGVRGMAFIDNVVASAQSDKKWWDFEV, encoded by the coding sequence ATGAAAAGAGAAAAATTGCGCGTTGGTATGATCGGTGGGGGAAAGGATGCTTTTATCGGAGCGGTCCACCGCCTGGCGTTAAATATGGACGGACTGATCCAGTTAAGCTGCGGTGCGCTGAGCGTACATCCGGACGTGGCCCGGGAATCGGGCGAGTTGCTTTTTTTACCCGAAGACCGTATTTATCTGAGTTATGAAGAAATGATCCGCAGGGAAAGCGAACTTCCGGAAGACAAGCGCATTCATTTTGTATCGATCGTAACACCCAATTTTGTGCATTTTGCTCCTGCCATGATGGCGCTGGAACATGGATTTCATGTGGTGATCGAAAAGCCGATGGTATTCAGCCTTGAGGAAGCCAAACAGTTGCAACAAAAAGTAAAGGAGACCGGGCTGATGCTTTGCCTCACCCATACCTATACCGGCTATCCGATGGTAAAGCAGGCCCGTCAGATGGTGGCGGAAGGTGCGTTTGGAAAAATAAGAAAAGTATATGTAGAATACCCGCAGGGTTGGCTGAGCCGTTTATCCGAGCGTGAAGGTAATGCCCAGGCCGCCTGGCGTACGGACCCTAAAAAGAGCGGAAAAAGCGGTTGTATGGGGGATATCGGTACCCATGCGGCCAACCTGGCTGAATATATTACCGGCCAAAAAATTTCCAAACTTTGTGCAGATCTGAACACGATTGTGGAAGGCCGCAATCTGGATGATGACGGCGCGGTATTGTTGAAATTTGACCAGGGCGCGTCCGGTGTGCTGATCGCCAGCCAGGTAGCTGCCGGGGAAGAAAATGCCTTAAAGATTAAGATTTATGGGGAAAAGGGCGGACTGGAATGGCACCAACAGGAACCCAATACCTTATTGGTGAAATGGCTGGATGCTCCGGCGCAGGTATACCGCGCGGGCAACGGGTACCTGGGCGACTATGCAAAGCATAACTGCCGCACTCCGGGAGGGCATCCCGAAGGATACCTGGAAGCATTTGCCAACCATTACCGGAATTTTGCTACCGCATTACAGGCAAAGATTCACAACGAAACCCCTTCAAAAGAAAGCCTTGATTTTCCTTCTGTGGATGATGGTGTGCGGGGCATGGCGTTTATTGATAATGTGGTTGCATCCGCACAATCCGATAAGAAATGGTGGGATTTTGAGGTGTAA
- a CDS encoding serine hydrolase encodes MKKIGLTAFLAGGINILSAQTPSFISDSLDSYIQRGIKEWQVPGLAVAIVKDGQVLLQKGYGVRRVDQPEKVDENTLFMIASNSKLFTGTAIAKLDYEKKLSLNDNVTRYLPWFRMWDSTTTRLITIRDVLCHRLGTRTFQGDFTFWDSNLSKDSILWKLRYLKPSGQFRQDYGYCNAGFLTAGQILQRVTGQTWEQYVQAQVLTPLGMRNTYMNTAGMAQRANVASPHTNMFSTLTVLPFDQIDNLGPAASMVSNVKDLTRWLRLQLDSGRFEGNRILPWEVLQKTRDANITVSNRKNNQYPIHFVTYGLGVYAADYNGRQVYWHTGGAFGFVTNLCFVPEEKLGIVILTNNDNQSFFEALRYQILDAYLGVPYKDRSRFLQGIAAKNNRQMEADLKHMQDRVNARNSTPVPLEAYTGDYYNTVYGKIHISKAGNNQLRCTFQHHPDLSATLEYMDNNAFRLTYSNIGFGVFPAVFTLKEGKAETVQIKATDFIEYDAYLFARDPQGLMVK; translated from the coding sequence ATGAAAAAAATAGGACTCACTGCTTTTTTAGCCGGCGGCATCAATATCCTGTCTGCTCAGACACCTTCTTTTATCAGCGATAGCCTGGACAGCTATATTCAACGAGGGATAAAGGAATGGCAGGTTCCGGGACTGGCGGTTGCCATTGTAAAGGACGGCCAGGTGCTGCTGCAAAAAGGGTATGGCGTACGACGGGTGGATCAGCCGGAAAAAGTAGATGAAAACACGCTTTTTATGATTGCGTCGAATTCCAAACTGTTTACCGGAACGGCCATTGCAAAGTTGGATTATGAAAAAAAACTTTCACTCAATGATAACGTAACCCGTTACCTACCCTGGTTCCGGATGTGGGACAGTACTACTACCCGGCTGATCACGATCCGGGATGTGCTGTGTCACCGGCTGGGCACCCGCACCTTCCAGGGCGACTTTACCTTTTGGGATTCGAACCTTTCAAAAGACTCTATCCTGTGGAAATTGCGCTACCTGAAACCATCCGGCCAGTTCCGGCAGGATTATGGCTACTGCAACGCGGGGTTCTTAACCGCGGGTCAGATTTTGCAGCGGGTAACCGGACAAACCTGGGAACAATATGTTCAGGCGCAGGTCCTCACGCCCCTGGGCATGCGTAACACATATATGAACACCGCAGGTATGGCGCAACGGGCCAACGTAGCATCGCCGCATACAAATATGTTCAGCACCCTTACCGTGTTGCCGTTTGACCAGATCGATAACCTGGGCCCGGCTGCCAGCATGGTCAGTAATGTAAAAGATCTCACACGCTGGTTACGGCTGCAGCTGGACAGTGGTCGCTTTGAAGGCAACCGGATCCTGCCCTGGGAAGTACTGCAAAAAACGCGGGATGCGAATATTACAGTAAGCAACCGCAAAAACAATCAATACCCCATTCATTTTGTAACCTACGGACTGGGCGTTTACGCGGCTGACTACAATGGCCGGCAGGTGTACTGGCATACCGGCGGCGCTTTTGGCTTTGTAACCAACCTCTGCTTTGTCCCCGAAGAAAAACTGGGTATCGTCATTTTGACCAACAACGACAATCAAAGCTTTTTTGAAGCCTTGCGCTACCAGATACTGGATGCCTACCTGGGAGTGCCCTATAAAGACCGGAGCCGGTTTCTGCAGGGCATCGCCGCAAAAAACAACCGGCAGATGGAAGCTGATCTGAAACACATGCAAGACCGGGTGAATGCCCGTAACAGCACCCCTGTACCGCTGGAAGCTTATACCGGCGATTATTACAATACCGTTTACGGAAAGATCCATATTTCAAAGGCGGGCAACAACCAGCTCCGTTGTACGTTTCAGCATCACCCGGATCTTTCTGCAACCCTCGAATATATGGACAATAATGCTTTCCGCCTCACCTATTCCAATATCGGCTTTGGTGTTTTCCCGGCCGTTTTTACTCTTAAGGAAGGCAAGGCGGAAACGGTACAGATTAAAGCGACAGACTTTATTGAATACGATGCCTACCTGTTTGCACGGGATCCGCAGGGCCTGATGGTTAAATGA
- a CDS encoding flavin reductase family protein: MNDPVIKRLRIAAIIEETADAKTFVVEPLDGWQPVYRSGQFLTLIFQNHLGAQRRSFSISSSPVTDPRLAFTVKKLDNGEFSRYLVYKAKAGDVLKTSGISGFFVLPDDTRGKQFCFLAAGSGITPCFSLIKTLLKTTEAPIILLYSNRSEADTIFYGELKLLQDAYAGRLLIHFMFSNHPEILQKRLSHWVLTHLVEQHLPVQIRKDTLFYICGPYEYMLMADISLKSNGVKGKQIFKEDFYPLPRLVKPRPPDLEAHKVTIHIGSVVRELSVQYPHSITAAGKRAGLTLPYSCESGQCGSCVATCTSGKIWMAYNEVLTDEEIARGRVLTCQGYPIGGDATIVFE, encoded by the coding sequence ATGAATGACCCGGTTATAAAGCGCCTCAGGATTGCAGCCATTATAGAGGAAACGGCTGATGCAAAAACTTTTGTTGTTGAACCGCTGGATGGCTGGCAGCCGGTGTACCGTTCGGGGCAGTTTCTTACCCTCATTTTTCAAAACCACCTGGGAGCGCAGCGCCGTTCGTTTTCCATTTCGTCGAGTCCGGTTACCGACCCGCGCCTGGCTTTTACGGTCAAAAAGCTGGATAACGGTGAATTCAGCCGCTACCTGGTTTACAAGGCCAAAGCCGGGGATGTGTTAAAAACTTCCGGTATCAGCGGTTTTTTTGTACTGCCGGACGACACCCGGGGAAAGCAGTTTTGTTTCCTGGCAGCGGGAAGCGGCATCACCCCTTGCTTTTCATTGATTAAAACGCTTTTAAAAACAACCGAAGCGCCCATCATCCTGTTGTACAGCAACCGTTCAGAAGCCGACACGATTTTTTACGGGGAGCTGAAGTTGCTCCAGGATGCCTATGCCGGCCGCCTGCTGATTCACTTTATGTTCAGCAATCACCCGGAGATATTGCAAAAACGGCTTAGTCATTGGGTGCTGACCCACCTGGTGGAACAGCATTTGCCGGTACAGATCCGGAAGGATACGCTTTTTTATATATGCGGCCCTTATGAATATATGTTGATGGCTGATATCTCCTTAAAGAGCAACGGGGTAAAAGGAAAGCAGATCTTTAAGGAAGATTTTTATCCCCTACCGCGACTGGTAAAACCCAGGCCGCCGGATCTGGAAGCGCATAAAGTGACCATTCATATCGGGTCCGTGGTGCGGGAACTATCGGTGCAATATCCCCATTCAATAACGGCTGCCGGCAAACGGGCAGGGTTAACACTGCCCTACAGCTGTGAGTCGGGGCAGTGCGGCAGCTGCGTGGCTACCTGTACCTCGGGAAAAATCTGGATGGCTTATAATGAAGTACTGACAGATGAGGAAATTGCCAGGGGGCGCGTGCTTACCTGCCAGGGTTACCCCATCGGAGGAGATGCAACCATTGTATTTGAGTAG
- a CDS encoding L,D-transpeptidase, translated as MNANFLTAAAICILLFACRQAEKQTATIPQPTVKDSVVKAPPAPELPRITYRFMKKKEWQSLKDSFEGARHLDLLTAINRTDSSHIRRLDSILVPSDFSLPLAAYMPFPEEASFLKDIPKILVFSLNAQAFAAYANGKLVRTGQTNTGRKSKPTPAHLYFANWKARKTNSTVNDEWVLKWNFNVHNTWGIGFHEYALPGYPASHSCMRLQERDARFLYSWAEQWILKNNQQIATGTPVVVFGQYPFGQPRPWLKLAQDPAALTIAPDSLQHHLSAWLPEIMKKQQRRDSVLQTASVAAR; from the coding sequence ATGAACGCCAACTTTTTAACTGCTGCAGCTATCTGTATCCTGCTTTTCGCCTGCAGGCAGGCTGAAAAACAAACCGCTACCATTCCCCAGCCAACTGTAAAGGACTCCGTTGTAAAAGCGCCGCCGGCTCCGGAATTGCCACGGATCACCTACCGTTTTATGAAAAAAAAGGAATGGCAGTCATTAAAAGACAGTTTTGAAGGCGCCCGGCACCTCGACCTTTTAACCGCTATCAACCGCACTGATTCCAGCCATATCCGGAGGCTCGACAGCATCCTGGTGCCCAGCGATTTTTCACTGCCGCTGGCCGCCTACATGCCCTTCCCCGAGGAGGCTTCCTTTTTAAAAGACATTCCCAAGATCCTCGTTTTTTCGCTCAACGCACAGGCCTTTGCGGCTTACGCAAACGGCAAACTGGTACGCACCGGACAAACCAATACCGGTCGCAAAAGCAAGCCCACACCGGCCCATCTCTACTTTGCAAACTGGAAAGCACGCAAAACCAACAGTACCGTTAACGATGAATGGGTATTGAAATGGAATTTTAATGTGCACAATACCTGGGGTATCGGGTTTCACGAATATGCCCTTCCCGGCTACCCGGCTTCGCACAGCTGTATGCGCCTCCAGGAACGTGATGCCCGGTTTCTTTACAGCTGGGCCGAGCAGTGGATCCTCAAAAACAACCAGCAGATTGCAACCGGCACCCCGGTTGTTGTATTTGGGCAATATCCCTTTGGACAGCCACGCCCCTGGTTGAAACTTGCCCAAGATCCTGCGGCACTTACCATCGCCCCGGATAGTTTACAGCACCATTTATCTGCCTGGCTTCCCGAGATCATGAAAAAGCAGCAACGGCGGGATTCGGTATTACAGACGGCATCGGTAGCTGCACGGTAA
- a CDS encoding efflux RND transporter permease subunit, translating to MNISELSLRRPVLAIVMNVVIIVFGFIGFKFLGVRDYPAIDPPNISVRTTYPGANADIIESQITEPLEDAINGIAGIRNITSSSSNGSSNINVEFEVGANLEAAANDVRDKVSAAQRQLPPDLEEPSAVTKADASAEPILSMTVQSNTRNPLELTEYATNNLVDRLQTIPGVSSIDTWGEKRFAMRLWLDPNKMAAFNITAADIQSALQRENIELPSGKLTGENTELTIRTFGRLDTEEEFANIIVKNVGGADIRVKDVANVVLGPENEESALKESAIPMIALAIIPQPGANYVSISNEFYKRLETIKKEVPEDIKLNIALDQTQYIKKSITEVEETLFIAIGLVVIIIYLFFRDWILSIRPLIDIPVSLIGAFFIMYVMGYTINVLSLLAIVLATGLVVDDGIVVTENIFKKLEQGMSKRKAALEGSKEIYFAVIATSITLAVVFLPIIFLQGFVGSLFREFGIVVAGAVLISAFVSLTLTPVLNVFLSKKNVHKHSWFYNKTEPFFRGMEQYYERSLKAFMKVRWISWLIVGCCFAIIGFIGSNIQSELAPMEDKSQFRLSLTAPEGTSFDAMDKYVDKVSQFLIDSIQEKEIVLSITGSRMSGNANSGMVRVRLVPPNERSRSQKEIVDYVNRHVSKYTEARAFAIQDQTIQVNRRGGQDVQFVIQNNDFEKLSEILPKFLEECNKSDILQQVDADLKFNKPELRIHVDRLKAAQLGVTVSDVSQALQTAYSNQRLGYFTRSGKQYQVMAQVDRINRDDPNDLKKIFVRNNQGQLISLDNITNAIESTTPPTIYHFNRYKSATISAGLTEGHTVGDGVKEMNRIAQKVLDESFTSSLSGSARDFAESSSNTSFAFLLALGLIFLILAAQFESFIDPFIIMITVPLALAGALLSLWMFGHTLNIFSEIGMIMLIGLVTKNGILIVEFANQSRKKNMGKTEAVIFAAGQRLRPILMTSMTMALGALPIALSLGAAATSRIPLGIVIVGGIIFSLILTLYVIPAIYSYLSSNKKNKEFDEMLRLEDAHAS from the coding sequence ATGAATATTTCTGAGTTAAGTTTGAGACGGCCGGTATTGGCCATTGTGATGAACGTGGTGATCATCGTTTTTGGTTTTATCGGTTTCAAATTCCTGGGCGTACGGGATTATCCGGCCATCGACCCACCCAATATCAGTGTGCGTACCACCTACCCCGGCGCCAACGCAGACATCATCGAAAGCCAGATCACCGAGCCGCTCGAAGATGCCATCAACGGTATTGCCGGCATCCGCAATATTACCTCCAGCAGCAGCAATGGGAGCAGCAATATCAACGTAGAGTTTGAAGTAGGTGCCAATCTGGAGGCCGCGGCCAACGATGTACGGGATAAGGTTTCTGCGGCCCAACGCCAACTTCCGCCCGACCTGGAAGAACCTTCTGCAGTAACAAAGGCCGATGCCAGTGCAGAGCCCATCCTTTCCATGACCGTACAAAGCAATACCAGGAACCCGCTGGAGCTTACAGAATACGCCACTAACAATCTTGTAGACCGGCTGCAAACCATTCCCGGCGTCAGCAGCATCGATACCTGGGGAGAAAAGCGATTTGCCATGCGGCTCTGGCTCGATCCCAATAAAATGGCGGCGTTCAACATTACAGCTGCAGATATTCAATCGGCCCTGCAACGGGAAAATATCGAGCTACCCTCCGGCAAACTGACGGGTGAAAATACCGAACTCACGATCCGCACTTTTGGGCGGCTTGATACGGAAGAAGAATTTGCAAATATCATTGTTAAAAATGTGGGGGGAGCCGACATCCGGGTTAAAGATGTAGCCAACGTGGTGCTGGGCCCCGAAAACGAGGAATCGGCGTTAAAGGAAAGTGCCATTCCTATGATTGCGCTGGCCATTATCCCCCAACCAGGAGCCAACTATGTATCCATCTCCAACGAATTTTACAAACGTCTGGAGACCATTAAAAAAGAAGTGCCGGAAGACATTAAACTTAACATAGCACTGGATCAGACCCAATACATCAAAAAGTCGATCACCGAGGTTGAAGAAACCTTATTCATTGCCATCGGGCTGGTGGTGATCATCATCTATCTTTTTTTCCGCGACTGGATCCTGTCGATACGGCCGCTGATCGATATCCCGGTATCTCTGATCGGAGCTTTCTTTATTATGTATGTAATGGGTTATACCATCAATGTATTGTCGCTGCTGGCCATTGTACTGGCAACAGGGCTGGTGGTGGATGACGGAATTGTGGTTACTGAAAACATTTTTAAGAAGCTGGAACAAGGCATGAGCAAACGGAAAGCCGCGCTGGAGGGCTCCAAAGAGATCTATTTTGCCGTAATTGCCACCTCCATTACACTGGCCGTGGTTTTTCTTCCCATCATATTTCTCCAGGGATTTGTAGGTAGCCTGTTCCGTGAGTTTGGAATTGTGGTGGCCGGCGCCGTATTGATCTCTGCCTTCGTATCGCTTACCCTTACCCCGGTTTTAAACGTATTCCTTTCCAAAAAGAATGTGCACAAGCATTCCTGGTTCTATAATAAAACCGAACCTTTTTTCCGGGGAATGGAACAATACTATGAGCGGTCGCTAAAAGCATTTATGAAAGTGCGATGGATATCCTGGCTCATCGTTGGCTGCTGTTTTGCGATCATTGGCTTTATTGGCAGCAATATCCAATCAGAACTGGCGCCCATGGAAGACAAGAGCCAGTTTCGCCTGAGCCTTACCGCACCGGAGGGCACCTCCTTTGATGCCATGGACAAATATGTGGATAAGGTATCGCAGTTCCTGATCGATTCAATTCAGGAAAAAGAGATCGTATTGTCCATCACCGGATCGCGGATGAGCGGCAATGCCAATTCAGGAATGGTACGGGTGCGACTGGTACCACCCAATGAACGGAGCCGCTCTCAAAAAGAGATCGTGGATTATGTAAACCGCCATGTTTCCAAATACACCGAGGCCCGCGCCTTTGCCATACAGGATCAAACCATCCAGGTAAACCGTCGCGGCGGACAGGATGTGCAGTTTGTGATCCAGAATAACGACTTTGAAAAGCTTTCTGAAATATTGCCGAAATTCCTGGAGGAATGTAATAAAAGCGATATCCTGCAACAGGTAGATGCCGATCTCAAATTTAATAAGCCGGAATTGCGGATACACGTAGACCGCTTAAAAGCAGCACAGTTAGGCGTTACGGTCAGCGACGTGTCGCAGGCATTGCAAACCGCATACAGCAACCAGCGGCTGGGCTATTTTACCCGGAGCGGAAAGCAATACCAGGTAATGGCGCAGGTAGACCGCATTAACAGGGACGACCCGAATGACCTGAAAAAAATATTTGTGCGCAACAACCAGGGACAGCTGATCAGCCTGGATAATATCACCAATGCAATAGAATCCACCACCCCGCCTACCATTTATCACTTCAATCGCTATAAATCGGCAACCATATCCGCCGGTTTAACCGAAGGCCATACCGTGGGTGACGGGGTAAAGGAGATGAATCGCATCGCTCAAAAAGTGCTGGACGAATCCTTTACCAGTTCACTGAGCGGCTCTGCCCGCGACTTTGCAGAAAGCAGCAGCAATACCAGTTTTGCCTTTTTACTGGCACTGGGGCTCATTTTCCTGATCCTGGCCGCCCAGTTCGAAAGTTTTATCGATCCGTTTATCATCATGATCACCGTACCCCTGGCCCTGGCCGGCGCACTGCTGTCGCTTTGGATGTTTGGTCATACCCTCAATATCTTCTCAGAGATCGGGATGATCATGCTCATCGGGCTGGTAACCAAGAACGGGATCCTGATCGTGGAGTTCGCCAACCAGAGCCGGAAGAAAAATATGGGCAAAACCGAAGCCGTGATTTTTGCAGCGGGCCAGCGTTTGCGTCCCATCCTGATGACGAGTATGACCATGGCCCTGGGCGCACTGCCCATTGCCCTGTCGCTGGGAGCTGCTGCCACCAGCCGCATACCGCTGGGAATTGTGATTGTGGGCGGTATCATTTTTTCACTGATTCTTACCTTATACGTCATTCCGGCTATTTACAGCTATCTTTCTTCCAATAAAAAAAATAAAGAATTTGATGAAATGCTCCGGCTGGAAGATGCTCATGCTTCATGA
- a CDS encoding bifunctional helix-turn-helix transcriptional regulator/GNAT family N-acetyltransferase, whose product MEKIFYTRTGKMALGSRLRMLSTLFTEEAEKIYEQNRIPVRAKWFPVFYMLSQNEEKTITEIAQEIGHSQPSVSRIIREMTAKGLITENKKSGDKRQNRVALSAKGKTLVPRVLDQCTDVHNAVEELIRDATHDLWEAIEEWEFLLERQPLSSRVLKQKKIRESSQVRIVNYEPKYKTVFRSLNEAWISQYFELEEADIQALNHPDKYILGKGGFILVALYEKQPVGVCALIKMDDPDYDYEMAKMAVAPEAQGKNIGKLLADAIINKAKELGASRLYLESNTRLKPAINLYYKLGFKKIHNRPSPYKRANIQMALDLKAH is encoded by the coding sequence ATGGAAAAAATATTTTATACCCGTACCGGTAAAATGGCCCTGGGAAGCCGGCTCCGGATGTTATCTACCCTGTTTACCGAGGAAGCTGAAAAGATCTACGAGCAAAACCGGATTCCAGTCCGAGCCAAATGGTTCCCGGTTTTTTATATGCTTTCGCAAAACGAAGAAAAAACGATTACAGAGATCGCCCAGGAAATCGGTCATTCGCAGCCTTCCGTAAGCCGCATCATCCGCGAGATGACCGCGAAGGGCCTCATCACTGAAAATAAAAAATCGGGCGACAAGCGTCAAAACCGCGTAGCCTTATCTGCCAAAGGAAAAACACTTGTACCCCGGGTGCTTGATCAGTGCACAGACGTACACAATGCTGTAGAGGAGCTGATCCGCGACGCCACGCACGATCTTTGGGAGGCCATTGAAGAATGGGAGTTCCTGCTGGAGCGGCAGCCTCTTTCCAGCCGCGTACTGAAACAAAAAAAGATCAGGGAAAGCAGCCAGGTACGCATTGTTAATTATGAGCCGAAATACAAAACGGTATTCCGCAGTTTAAACGAGGCCTGGATCTCACAGTACTTTGAACTGGAAGAGGCCGATATACAGGCGCTGAATCACCCCGATAAATACATTCTAGGCAAGGGTGGCTTTATCCTCGTAGCGCTTTACGAAAAACAACCGGTTGGCGTTTGTGCACTCATTAAGATGGATGATCCTGATTATGATTACGAAATGGCGAAAATGGCCGTTGCACCGGAAGCACAGGGAAAAAATATCGGGAAGCTATTGGCAGATGCAATCATCAACAAAGCAAAGGAGCTGGGAGCATCCAGATTATACCTGGAGAGCAATACCCGTTTAAAACCCGCCATCAATCTTTACTACAAACTGGGATTTAAAAAGATCCATAACCGTCCCAGTCCCTATAAGCGGGCCAATATTCAAATGGCGCTGGATCTGAAAGCGCATTAA